The Malus domestica chromosome 10, GDT2T_hap1 genome contains a region encoding:
- the LOC103422094 gene encoding metacaspase-1-like: MAGRRERCNGCGVQLVVPPKAQIIRCSVCQGVTHVNRTSINPYIQASHDSINQATDLFKSLMTTVITTVSSTSTGHPFNHQYHYQPPQPSVPKPLMPPSQHGRQRAVLCGVSYRGRSYKLKGTVNDVQCMRYFLVDRLGFPNDSILMLTEYETDPFKIPTKQNIRLALQWLVQGCQSGDSLVFHFSGHGSRQRDYKMDEIDGYDETLCPVDYETQGMLLDDEINATIVRPLPHGAKLHAIIDACHSGTVLDLPFVCRINREGYYKWEDHRCSPIYKGTNGGLAVSISACDDHQTSSDTTALSGYISTGALTYSFIQAMENDPGLTYGYLLNVMRQIIREARTGIRLKGPIAALVNKVLRTGLSQEPQLSSSEQFDIYSKQLVL; the protein is encoded by the exons ATGGCAGGTAGGAGAGAGAGGTGCAATGGGTGCGGAGTACAACTTGTAGTGCCTCCAAAAGCACAGATAATTCGCTGTAGTGTGTGTCAAGGCGTCACCCATGTTAATCGAACCTCCATCAATCCTTATATTCAAGCGAGCCATGATTCAATAAACCAAGCCACTGACCTTTTTAAATCCCTAATGACTACTGTGATTACCACGGTCTCCTCCACGAGTACTGGCCACCCGTTTAATCATCAATACCATTATCAGCCTCCCCAGCCTTCAGTACCAAAACCCTTGATGCCTCCTTCACAGCATGGAAGACAGCGTGCGGTGCTTTGTGGAGTAAGTTACCGTGGGCGGAGTTACAAGCTCAAAGGAACTGTGAATGATGTTCAGTGCATGAGATACTTTCTTGTTGACAGATTAGGCTTTCCAAATGATTCCATACTCATGCTCACAG AATATGAGACAGACCCTTTTAAGAtcccaacaaaacaaaacatacgATTGGCGTTACAGTGGTTGGTGCAGGGCTGCCAATCAGGAGACTCGTTGGTGTTCCACTTCTCTGGCCATGGATCAAGGCAGCGCGACTATAAGATGGATGAGATTGATGGCTACGATGAAACACTGTGCCCTGTTGACTATGAGACCCAGGGGATGCTCCTTGATGATGAAATAAATGCCACAATTGTTAGGCCACTGCCCCATGGCGCCAAACTTCATGCCATTATCGATGCCTGCCATAGTGGAACTGTTCTTGATCTACCATTTGTGTGCAGGATCAACAG GGAAGGATACTATAAATGGGAAGATCATCGATGCTCACCTATTTATAAAGGCACAAATGGTGGACTAGCTGTATCTATTAGTGCTTGTGATGATCACCAAACCTCTTCAGACACTACG GCTTTATCGGGATACATTTCAACCGGCGCCTTGACTTATAGCTTTATCCAAGCAATGGAAAATGATCCCGGATTGACGTACGGCTATCTGCTGAATGTTATGCGCCAAATAATTCGTGAAGCAAGAACTGGCATACGCCTAAAAGGGCCAATCGCAGCTCTTGTAAATAAAGTACTTCGGACCGGATTATCACAA gaGCCTCAGCTGTCATCATCTGAACAATTTGACATTTATTCAAAACAATTGGTGTTGTAA
- the LOC103411982 gene encoding uncharacterized protein, protein MVMMEGWSPTTVSPLLLRNLVASVFIFADKSFLNLSQKSKLLQLVRYVFVTSFIFLLRLLPSLNPNNTQPYHYKPPTFNKSSNHSTTHDHYDYTPASSGSAATITSGGDSAIGRALSQLLSLVNDIPVTSRKYQVVRSLAESLIDDNQKEGVEALRQVTRTVLSAAFSTTLSQLEAVAALKQGDVSGGDGVDLLGPARPAEYRLSWVLRAVRSIGDVTWIRGARASGTRSSAEKLAAEVLWLAEKLAACDSADEAVRRWAAALNLAWLSLSVEPRLQASLVKVSALLFKHAKHLGMDETDDESKKEQHKQTKMQMLMSWLPLLCRASNGTDVPVLSIGERAELERVLEETIEMLEEEEDQEKVLSLWLHHFTHCSSSDWPNLHASYARWCNASRKLLLHHHE, encoded by the exons ATGGTGATGATGGAAGGCTGGTCTCCAACCACCGTATCTCCTTTGCTTCTTCGCAATCTCGTAGCCTCCGTCTTTATCTTCGCAGACAAATCCTTCCTAAACTTGTCTCAGAAATCCAAACTCCTCCAACTCGTTCGCTACGTTTTCGTCACTTCCTTCATCTTCCTCCTCCGTTTGCTTCCTTCTCTAAACCCTAACAATACCCAACCCTATCACTATAAGCCTCCCACTTTCAACAAGTCTAGTAACCACAGCACTACTCATGATCATTACGATTACACTCCCGCCTCAAGCGGCAGTGCTGCTACTATTACTTCCGGCGGCGACTCTGCCATCGGCCGAGCGCTTTCGCAGCTGTTGTCCCTCGTCAACGACATCCCCGTAACCTCCCGCAAGTACCAAGTGGTTCGATCTTTAGCAGAAAGCCTCATCGACGACAACCAAAAAGAGGGCGTTGAGGCTTTACGTCAAGTCACCCGTACTGTTCTCTCCGCGGCTTTTTCCACTACTCTCAGCCAGCTTGAAGCCGTCGCCGCCCTAAAACAAGGAGATGTGTCGGGAGGTGATGGCGTTGATTTGTTGGGGCCCGCTCGACCGGCAGAGTACCGGTTGAGCTGGGTTCTACGGGCGGTTCGATCGATTGGGGACGTGACGTGGATAAGAGGGGCGAGGGCGAGCGGGACGAGGAGCTCGGCGGAGAAACTGGCGGCTGAGGTGCTTTGGTTGGCTGAGAAGCTGGCAGCTTGTGACTCGGCTGATGAAGCTGTGCGGAGATGGGCTGCGGCCCTTAATTTAGCTTGGCTCTCTCTTTCGGTTGAGCCGCGCTTACAAGCATCCTTGGTCAAGGTTTCGG CATTGTTGTTCAAGCATGCCAAACACTTGGGAATGGATGAAACTGACGACGAAAGTAAGAAAGAGCAACACAAGCAAACAAAGATGCAGATGTTAATGTCGTGGCTGCCATTGCTATGCAGAGCCAGCAACGGAACCGATGTCCCGGTATTGAGCATCGGAGAAAGGGCCGAGCTGGAGAGAGTATTGGAAGAGACGATAGAGATGctggaagaggaggaggatcaAGAGAAAGTGCTGTCGTTGTGGCTTCACCACTTCACACATTGCTCGTCATCTGATTGGCCCAACCTCCATGCCTCCTATGCTCGCTGGTGTAACGCTTCTCGGAAGCTTTTGCTGCACCACCATGAATGA
- the LOC103411984 gene encoding outer envelope protein 64, mitochondrial-like has protein sequence MWKLQPQPLQAIKANVSSNPKTWIVIGLTIAGIMVMAETHRRRRRRAGTQILLSEPFMEPRFQLIPFPQPPPPAATQPLASLSFAISDIFDVKGNVTGFGSPDWARTHEAATKTAFVVTTLLKNGATCHGHTVMDELSFGITGENVHYGTPVNPQLQSHIPGGSSSGSAVAVAAGLVDFALGTDTTGCVRIPASFCGVIGYRPSHGAVSMLGVLPNSQSLDAVGIFARDPSILHRVGHVLLQLNSVEPKRARHLIFADDLFQLSKVPTEKTVRVVSKAIEHLSRYQPPRHMNFSQYIASNVPSLKGFCEESTKHQNGVFTLKALSSVMLLIQSCEFKTNHEEWVKSAKPKLGPDVSDRVRAAINFTNENMKTLYKVRTEMRAALQSLLKDDGILVIPTIADPPLKLNTKKGWSSEFNDRTLALTSIASMSGCCQVTVPVGKHNDCPISVSFIAFHGADKFLLDIVLDMYSSVQLKVSIASHSSPLPDTNGNMDASELLKEKGNAAFKGRQWNKAVNYYTEAIKLNMMSATYYSNRAAAYLELGCFQQAEEDCSKAISLDKKNVKAYLRRGTARESLLCYKDAAQDFKHALVLEPQNKVANLAEKRLRKLMT, from the exons ATGTGGAAGCTTCAGCCGCAGCCTCTGCAGGCGATCAAGGCCAATGTCTCCTCCAACCCAAAAACCTGGATCGTCATCGGTCTCACCATCGCAGGGATCATGGTCATGGCCGAGACCCACAGGCGAAGACGACGCCGAGCCGGAACCCAAATCCTTCTATCCGAACCATTTATGGAGCCTCGATTCCAGCTCATCCCCTTCCCTCAGCCCCCTCCCCCCGCCGCCACTCAGCCCCTCGCCTCTCTCTCCTTCGCCATCTCCGACAT ATTTGATGTGAAGGGAAATGTGACGGGGTTTGGGAGTCCCGATTGGGCGCGAACGCATGAAGCGGCGACCAAGACGGCGTTTGTGGTGACGACTCTGCTAAAAAATGGGGCTACTTGCCATGGCCACACCGTCATGGACGAGCTCAGCTTTGG GATTACTGGTGAGAATGTGCATTACGGAACGCCTGTGAATCCCCAATTACAATCCCATATTCCGGGAGGTTCTTCCAGTGGTTCTGCCGTGGCTGTTGCAGCTGGTCTGGTTGACTTTGCTCTTG GAACTGATACAACTGGATGTGTTAGAATTCCAGCATCATTTTGTGGTGTCATTGGGTACCGACCATCCCATGGGGCTGTATCTATGCTTGGAGTTTTGCCAAATTCACAAAGTTTAGACGCTGTTG GAATCTTTGCCCGCGATCCATCTATTCTACATCGTGTTGGACATGTTTTGCTTCAACTGAATTCTGTGGAACCTAAAAGGGCGAGACACCTTATTTTTGCAGATGATCTCTTTCAGCTTTCTAAAGTTCCTACTGAGAAGACAGTACGTGTTGTCAGCAAAGCAATCGAACATCTATCCAGGT ACCAACCTCCAAGGCATATGAATTTTAGTCAGTATATTGCTTCAAATGTACCCAGTTTAAAAGGATTTTGTGAAGAATCCACAAAACATCAAAATGGAGTATTTACTTTGAAAGCTCTCTCTTCTGTGATGCTTTTGATACAGAG TTGTGAATTCAAAACCAATCATGAAGAGTGGGTTAAATCAGCGAAACCAAAGCTAGGGCCTGATGTATCAGATCGTGTTCGTGCAGCAATTAACTTTACAAATGAAAACATGAAGACCCTATATAAAGTAAGGACTGAGATGAGAGCTGCCCTTCAAAGTCTTTTAAAG GATGACGGAATATTAGTGATTCCCACAATTGCAGATCCTCCGTTAAAGCTTAATACAAAGAAAGGGTGGTCATCTGAGTTTAATGATAGAACATTAGCATTAACAAGCATTGCCAGCATGTCTGGGTGCTGTCAG GTTACAGTACCAGTAGGAAAGCACAATGACTGCCCTATCTCTGTTTCATTCATTGCGTTCCATGGTGCCGATAAATTTCTCCTTGATATAGTCTTGGACATGTACTCTTCAGTTCAGTTGAAAGTCAGCATTGCATCCCATTCATCGCCATTGCCAGATACCAATGGTAACATGGATGCTTCAGAACTCTTAAAAGAGAAG GGAAATGCTGCATTTAAGGGAAGGCAATGGAATAAGGCTGTCAACTATTATACTGAAGCTATCAAATTGAACATGATGAGCGCAACTTACTACTCCAACAGGGCAGCTGCTTACTTGGAGTTGGGGTG CTTCCAGCAAGCTGAAGAGGACTGCAGCAAGGCAATATCACTTGACAAAAAG AATGTGAAGGCATACCTTAGACGTGGAACAGCGAGAGAATCACTTCTTTGTTATAAGGATGCTGCTCAAG atttcaagcatgcccttgttcttgaacCTCAAAATAAGGTTGCCAATCTTGCTGAAAAAAGACTAAGGAAACTGATGACTTGA
- the LOC103429482 gene encoding uncharacterized protein isoform X1 encodes MSLAFLQGYSSPEEEEQDHRLHYHGSSSTDDDDNDDGDDQAHKATSVFDFPKPSSSVVSTLPSASDVFSEISGPPEFLNNCVQEDPSTRDAGPQRGRHGVRNGKLQKEKKDLPSGAVVESKAHLVGIHERVRSDFEGKQPPTSVVTSTAEGAKRVPTATNPSAEDAAALLRMCLQCGIPKTYSNARGMVCPTCGDRPVDPTNDSKKKGSTVKDKEKSKRMKGQSSHATWKSETEMHLRQQFD; translated from the exons ATGAGCTTGGCGTTCCTCCAGGGCTATTCTTCCCCTGAAGAAGAAGAGCAAGATCACCGCCTCCATTACCATGGCTCGAGCTCCACTGACGATGATGATAACGACGACGGCGATGACCAAGCCCACAAAGCCACATCCGTCTTTGACTTTCCAAAACCCTCCTCCTCCGTTGTTTCTACCCTACCTTCTGCATCCGACGTCTTTTCTGAG ATTTCCGGACCACCCGAGTTTCTCAACAACTGCGTACAAGAAGACCCTTCCACAAGGGATGCAGGTCCTCAGCGAGGGAGGCATGGTGTCCGCAACGGCAAACTtcagaaggaaaagaaagattTACCTTCCG GTGCTGTAGTGGAGTCCAAAGCTCATTTAGTTGGAATTCATGAACGAGTAAGAAGTGATTTTGAGGGTAAGCAACCTCCAACATCAGTGGTTACGAGCACCGCTGAAGGTGCCAAGCGTGTGCCAACTGCAACAAATCCTAGTGCAGAAGATGCTGCAGCGCTTCTTAG GATGTGTTTGCAATGTGGAATACCCAAGACCTACTCCAATGCAAGGGGAATGGTCTGCCCAACATGCGGAGATCGTCCTGTAGATCCAACCAATGATTCCAAGAAGAAGGGATCTACGGTGAAAGATAAGGAGAAGAGTAAGAGGATGAAGGGACAGTCGTCTCATGCTACATGGAAAAGTGAAACTGAAATGCATCTTCGACAGCAGTTTGACTAG
- the LOC103429482 gene encoding uncharacterized protein isoform X2, with protein MARAPLTMMITTTAMTKPTKPHPSLTFQNPPPPLFLPYLLHPTSFLRFPDHPSFSTTAYKKTLPQGMQVLSEGGMVSATANFRRKRKIYLPVGAVVESKAHLVGIHERVRSDFEGKQPPTSVVTSTAEGAKRVPTATNPSAEDAAALLRMCLQCGIPKTYSNARGMVCPTCGDRPVDPTNDSKKKGSTVKDKEKSKRMKGQSSHATWKSETEMHLRQQFD; from the exons ATGGCTCGAGCTCCACTGACGATGATGATAACGACGACGGCGATGACCAAGCCCACAAAGCCACATCCGTCTTTGACTTTCCAAAACCCTCCTCCTCCGTTGTTTCTACCCTACCTTCTGCATCCGACGTCTTTTCTGAG ATTTCCGGACCACCCGAGTTTCTCAACAACTGCGTACAAGAAGACCCTTCCACAAGGGATGCAGGTCCTCAGCGAGGGAGGCATGGTGTCCGCAACGGCAAACTtcagaaggaaaagaaagattTACCTTCCGGTTG GTGCTGTAGTGGAGTCCAAAGCTCATTTAGTTGGAATTCATGAACGAGTAAGAAGTGATTTTGAGGGTAAGCAACCTCCAACATCAGTGGTTACGAGCACCGCTGAAGGTGCCAAGCGTGTGCCAACTGCAACAAATCCTAGTGCAGAAGATGCTGCAGCGCTTCTTAG GATGTGTTTGCAATGTGGAATACCCAAGACCTACTCCAATGCAAGGGGAATGGTCTGCCCAACATGCGGAGATCGTCCTGTAGATCCAACCAATGATTCCAAGAAGAAGGGATCTACGGTGAAAGATAAGGAGAAGAGTAAGAGGATGAAGGGACAGTCGTCTCATGCTACATGGAAAAGTGAAACTGAAATGCATCTTCGACAGCAGTTTGACTAG